The following coding sequences lie in one Aureimonas sp. AU20 genomic window:
- a CDS encoding triose-phosphate isomerase, giving the protein MRKRPWIGTSWKMNKTIAEADAFCEILKASDRAHRSDDAQLFVIPPFTVLHRVAEQLKATDVIVGAQNAHWKDSGAWTGEISVPQVRDCGGALVEIGHSERRTFFNETDETVALKTAATVRHGLTALVCIGDTKEEYDSGRTQEALERQVLAAISKVDWAGGAKVILAYEPVWSIGEGGTPAEPDFADAQHKRIKALTADRLGAPLSVVYGGSVNPGNCVDLALCEHIDGLFIGRSAWSAEGYLGIVADVTAALG; this is encoded by the coding sequence CCTGAAGGCGTCGGATCGCGCCCATCGCTCCGACGACGCCCAGCTCTTCGTGATCCCCCCCTTCACGGTTCTCCATCGGGTGGCCGAGCAACTGAAGGCGACGGACGTGATCGTCGGCGCGCAGAACGCCCATTGGAAGGATAGCGGCGCCTGGACCGGCGAGATTTCCGTGCCGCAGGTTCGCGACTGCGGCGGCGCGCTGGTCGAGATCGGCCATTCCGAGCGGCGCACCTTCTTCAACGAGACCGATGAAACCGTGGCGCTGAAGACCGCCGCCACGGTGCGCCACGGGCTGACCGCGCTGGTCTGCATCGGCGACACGAAGGAAGAGTACGATTCCGGCCGCACCCAGGAGGCGCTGGAGCGCCAGGTTCTGGCGGCGATCTCGAAAGTCGACTGGGCGGGCGGCGCCAAGGTGATTCTCGCCTACGAACCCGTCTGGTCGATCGGCGAAGGCGGCACGCCGGCGGAGCCCGATTTCGCCGACGCGCAGCACAAGCGCATCAAGGCGCTGACCGCCGACCGCCTGGGCGCGCCGCTGTCGGTCGTATACGGCGGCAGCGTCAATCCCGGCAACTGCGTCGATCTCGCGCTCTGCGAGCATATCGACGGGCTCTTCATCGGCCGCTCCGCCTGGAGCGCCGAAGGCTATCTCGGCATCGTCGCCGACGTCACGGCCGCGCTCGGCTGA